TGGGATAACAGCGTTCCCGGCCGCACCGATGAGGTTGCAGACGCCCTGGATTACGCCGCGGTCAGCGCACGGGTCGAAACCTGCCTGCAGGCGCTCCGACCACAATTGCTGGAGCACGGTGCAGAGGAGCTTGCCAGGGTGCTGCAGGACGAGTTCGGGATTGCCTGGTTACGCCTGGCGATGCGCAAGCCCGGTGCTGTGCCGGCGGCCACGGCCGTTGGCGTCCGGATCGAAAGGGGAGTACGGTAATGGCAGGGGTTGCCCGGGTTTACATCAGCATTGGCAGCAATGTGGACAGGGAGCGTTACGTGACCGCCGCCCTCGATGCCCTGGCCGCCTGGTTCCAAAAACTCACGATTTCCCCCGTTTATGACAGTGAGGCCGTCGGGTTCGACGGCTCGCCCTTTCTGAACCTCGTGGTGGGCGTGGATACCGACCTTTCGGTTGCTGAGCTGTCTCGTCGGTTCAAGCAGTTGGAAGCGGATAACGGGCGGCGCCGGGACGTGCCGAAATTCAGCGCCCGAACCCTGGATCTGGACATCCTCACCTACGGTGATGCGGTCGGCCGGGTCGACGGGGTCGAGCTGCCCCGGGGAGAAATCCTCAAAAATGCTTTTGTCCTCCGGCCACTGGCGGATATTGCGCCGGACGACGTGCATCCGGTCTGCGGCAAAGCCTATGGCCAACTGTGGCGCGAATACAGTACCGGCCAGAAACTCCGGCCGGTGGATTTCAACTGGCAGGGCCGGCAGATATCAAGCTCCGCCGGCTGAGCGGAACCGCTCAATGAGGTAATCGGTCGAGCTGTCGCTGGTCTGGCTGCCGGCCTCCTCACCCAGCAGTCGGGGCAGAATGCCCTTGCCGAGCTGTTTGCCGAGCTCCACCCCCCACTGATCAAACGAATCCACATCCCAGATCACGCCCTGCACGAAAGTCCGGTGTTCGTAGAGCGCGATGAGTGCGCCAACGGTTTCCGGGGTTACCTTCTCCATCGTCAGGGTATTGCTGGGTTTGTTGCCTGGAATCACCTTATGGGGCGCAAGCTGTGCTATTTCGGCTTCGGTACAGCCTTCCGCAGCCAGCTCCGCCCGGGCTTCG
This sequence is a window from Marinobacter subterrani. Protein-coding genes within it:
- a CDS encoding dihydroneopterin aldolase, translated to MADIVFIEGLVVETVVGVYDWERQVTQNLVIDLEMAWDNSVPGRTDEVADALDYAAVSARVETCLQALRPQLLEHGAEELARVLQDEFGIAWLRLAMRKPGAVPAATAVGVRIERGVR
- the folK gene encoding 2-amino-4-hydroxy-6-hydroxymethyldihydropteridine diphosphokinase, which encodes MAGVARVYISIGSNVDRERYVTAALDALAAWFQKLTISPVYDSEAVGFDGSPFLNLVVGVDTDLSVAELSRRFKQLEADNGRRRDVPKFSARTLDLDILTYGDAVGRVDGVELPRGEILKNAFVLRPLADIAPDDVHPVCGKAYGQLWREYSTGQKLRPVDFNWQGRQISSSAG